Proteins encoded by one window of Cylindrospermum stagnale PCC 7417:
- a CDS encoding peroxiredoxin, whose protein sequence is MTIPDNLYELPQNLLVPVDDGACNHLLGMQIPSVPLMSTAGKIVDLACLTARTVVYCYPRTGRPDQDLPQGWNEIPGARGCTPQSCAFRDYYQDLQALGAMVFGLSTQNTEYQQEAIERLHLPFELLSDLELALTKALKLPTFEIESMTLIKRLTLIIFDGQIQKVFYPVFPPNQNAEKVINWLSENQE, encoded by the coding sequence ATGACAATACCAGATAATCTCTATGAATTGCCCCAAAATCTTCTAGTTCCAGTTGATGATGGAGCTTGTAACCATCTTTTAGGAATGCAAATTCCTTCTGTTCCCTTGATGTCAACAGCAGGAAAAATTGTCGATTTAGCCTGCCTAACTGCCAGAACAGTGGTGTACTGCTATCCACGCACCGGTAGACCTGATCAAGACCTGCCTCAAGGTTGGAATGAAATTCCAGGAGCTAGAGGATGTACACCACAGTCTTGTGCATTTAGAGATTATTATCAAGATTTACAAGCACTTGGTGCAATGGTTTTTGGTCTCAGCACACAGAATACAGAATATCAGCAAGAGGCAATTGAGCGGCTTCACCTCCCCTTTGAATTATTGAGCGATTTAGAACTAGCTTTGACGAAAGCTTTAAAATTACCAACTTTTGAAATAGAGTCGATGACCTTGATTAAGAGGCTAACATTAATCATCTTTGATGGGCAAATTCAAAAAGTATTTTATCCTGTATTTCCACCAAATCAAAATGCAGAAAAAGTAATTAATTGGCTTTCGGAAAACCAGGAATAA
- a CDS encoding alpha/beta hydrolase, translating to MIKYPSRLLLSLSGCLIPLLLDSLFGSLPSLAAKTIVLRYGLLEQSLPVADLRRYAETQQVSSELQSFLSYLKPKEKQMFQGVLQVKKFLDIGAFSKLVNTQIGEQFLNVYSPTIARRDQAGIPALKSALVLGATSPEGLGIISFLEAYPSNRIVIDLAKTSKLLRMPKLPAGSTNPPPKDNLTASPLWQLELQYQTFATQDKKFSGCLFGDSISAGLGNSLGEGTFNFAFNGVSTISLVEQLQRLIPTNAKCQKTVIAIGGNDAWYGMSDELFVQKLQEAIALVRATGTKEIFLIPAFYSTVAASLDPNKAAPLSRVEKINALITQVAATEKVTVAAEGVAPLYENNVLKENLTSDGHHLNAEGLNIYRAALLKLLGS from the coding sequence GTGATAAAATATCCCTCTCGCCTTCTTTTAAGCTTATCTGGTTGCTTAATTCCCTTACTTCTAGATAGTCTTTTTGGTTCATTACCTAGTTTGGCAGCTAAAACAATTGTTCTCAGATACGGTTTGTTGGAGCAATCGCTGCCTGTGGCAGATCTCCGCAGGTATGCTGAAACACAACAAGTTTCTAGCGAGCTACAATCTTTTCTGAGTTACCTCAAACCGAAAGAGAAACAGATGTTCCAAGGCGTTCTTCAGGTAAAGAAGTTTCTTGATATTGGGGCTTTTAGTAAATTAGTAAATACCCAAATTGGCGAGCAATTTTTAAATGTTTATTCCCCAACTATTGCCCGTCGTGATCAAGCAGGTATCCCTGCACTAAAATCTGCCCTTGTCCTCGGAGCCACCTCACCAGAAGGCTTGGGAATAATCAGCTTTCTCGAAGCTTATCCTAGTAACAGAATAGTAATTGACTTGGCAAAAACTTCAAAGTTACTCAGAATGCCCAAGTTACCTGCTGGTTCAACTAATCCGCCACCAAAAGATAATTTAACTGCTTCACCTTTATGGCAACTTGAACTGCAATATCAGACATTTGCTACCCAAGATAAGAAATTCTCAGGTTGTTTATTTGGTGATTCTATTTCTGCTGGACTTGGCAATAGTCTTGGTGAAGGCACTTTTAACTTTGCTTTCAATGGTGTGAGTACAATTTCATTAGTAGAACAACTGCAACGTTTAATTCCTACCAATGCGAAATGCCAAAAAACCGTGATTGCTATTGGGGGAAATGATGCTTGGTATGGGATGAGTGATGAGTTATTCGTCCAAAAGCTGCAAGAGGCGATTGCACTTGTCCGCGCCACGGGAACTAAAGAGATTTTTCTCATTCCTGCCTTTTACTCAACAGTCGCAGCTAGCTTAGATCCAAACAAAGCCGCCCCACTGTCTAGAGTCGAAAAAATTAATGCTTTGATTACTCAAGTTGCAGCAACCGAAAAAGTGACAGTTGCAGCAGAAGGTGTAGCACCGCTTTATGAAAATAATGTTCTCAAAGAGAATTTAACCAGTGATGGCCACCATCTTAATGCTGAAGGTCTAAACATTTATCGAGCAGCATTGTTAAAACTACTAGGAAGTTAA